The following are encoded in a window of Arthrobacter sp. NicSoilB4 genomic DNA:
- the aceB gene encoding malate synthase A, whose product MNSFTDNFTINGITLTAQPICRQGEVLTPDALAFVAKLHKATAGRRLELLQARRDRRQQIGKGQDPRFLRETESVRNDPNWRVAPPAPGLTDRRVEITGPVDKKMTINALNSGAKVWLADMEDSSTPSWRNVIQGQLNLTDALERRIDFVTPEGKEYKLRAAEDLPTIVVRPRGWHLPEKHMLIDGTPIAGGIVDFGLYFFHNARRLIAQGKGPYFYLPKIENHLEARLWNDIFVLAQDLLGIPQGTIRATVLIETITAAFEMEEILYELRDHAAGLNAGRWDYIFSLIKNFRTRGPRFVLPDRSQVTMTQPFMRAYTEQLVRACHKRGAMAIGGMAAAVPNRKDADANAIAIEKVRADKTREAGDGFDGSWVAHPDLVPVCREVFDGVLADRPNQLDRLREDVTPDDRALLDIASTTGTITEQGIRNNIEVGIRYIESWLRGNGAVAIHNLMEDAATAEISRSQLWQWIFSRAITDQGDVITREWVEDMVDEEFAGLERFEGDRFADARDIFEEVTLTPSFPAFLTLPAYDRFLHEARDGAEVPSEDPALVPA is encoded by the coding sequence ATGAACAGCTTCACTGACAACTTCACCATCAACGGGATCACGCTGACCGCGCAGCCGATTTGCCGGCAGGGCGAGGTTCTTACTCCGGACGCGCTGGCGTTTGTCGCCAAGCTGCACAAGGCCACCGCGGGCCGCCGGCTGGAGCTGCTGCAGGCACGCCGTGACCGCCGCCAGCAGATCGGCAAGGGCCAGGACCCGCGGTTCCTCCGGGAGACTGAGTCCGTCCGAAACGATCCGAACTGGCGCGTCGCTCCCCCGGCCCCGGGCCTGACGGACCGCCGCGTCGAGATCACAGGACCGGTGGACAAGAAGATGACCATCAACGCGCTGAACTCCGGTGCCAAGGTGTGGCTCGCGGACATGGAGGACTCCTCCACGCCGTCCTGGCGCAACGTCATCCAGGGCCAGCTCAACCTCACCGACGCGCTGGAGCGGAGGATCGACTTCGTCACCCCGGAGGGCAAGGAGTACAAGCTCCGCGCCGCCGAGGACCTGCCCACGATCGTGGTCCGGCCCCGCGGCTGGCACCTGCCGGAGAAGCACATGCTTATTGACGGCACCCCGATTGCCGGCGGAATCGTCGACTTCGGGCTGTACTTCTTCCACAACGCCCGCCGGCTGATCGCCCAGGGCAAAGGCCCGTACTTCTACCTGCCGAAGATCGAGAACCACCTTGAGGCCCGGCTGTGGAACGACATCTTCGTCCTCGCCCAGGACCTGCTTGGCATCCCGCAGGGCACCATCCGCGCCACCGTGCTGATCGAAACCATCACAGCCGCGTTCGAGATGGAGGAGATCCTCTACGAGCTGCGCGACCACGCCGCGGGCCTCAACGCCGGCCGCTGGGACTACATCTTCTCGCTCATCAAGAACTTCCGCACCCGCGGACCGCGCTTTGTCCTGCCGGACCGCAGCCAGGTGACCATGACCCAGCCGTTCATGCGCGCCTACACGGAGCAGCTGGTCCGGGCCTGCCACAAGCGCGGCGCCATGGCGATCGGCGGCATGGCCGCGGCCGTCCCCAACCGCAAGGACGCGGACGCCAACGCGATCGCCATCGAGAAGGTCCGTGCGGACAAGACCCGGGAGGCCGGCGACGGCTTCGACGGCTCCTGGGTGGCCCACCCGGACCTGGTTCCGGTTTGCCGCGAAGTGTTCGACGGCGTTCTCGCCGACCGCCCGAACCAGCTGGACCGCCTCCGCGAGGACGTCACTCCGGACGACCGCGCTCTGCTCGACATCGCCTCCACCACCGGCACCATCACCGAGCAGGGCATCCGGAATAACATCGAGGTCGGAATCCGCTACATCGAGTCCTGGCTCCGGGGCAACGGCGCCGTCGCCATCCACAATCTGATGGAGGACGCCGCCACTGCGGAGATCTCCCGCTCGCAGCTGTGGCAGTGGATTTTCTCCCGCGCCATCACGGACCAGGGCGACGTCATCACCCGCGAATGGGTCGAGGACATGGTGGACGAGGAGTTCGCCGGGCTGGAACGTTTCGAGGGCGACCGCTTCGCCGATGCGCGGGACATCTTCGAGGAAGTCACGCTCACGCCGTCGTTCCCGGCCTTCCTGACGCTTCCCGCTTACGACCGGTTCCTGCATGAAGCTCGCGACGGCGCGGAAGTCCCCAGCGAGGACCCGGCGCTCGTCCCCGCCTAA
- a CDS encoding serpin family protein, with the protein MRQKTTARLVAAGAALALALTACSASPPALVQADGVERVSAEESAYPAELALLRASARKLGAALLTDGGDAGSGNVVSSPGSLLVALAMLRVGASGATAAEMDSVLGFPAEHRDEALNALLTSLEAFDGDPGSVDEKDPPRRPVLHTANGLFVDKGEPTGERYLQSLARYYGTGVYPVDFQDEAATKPAIDAWVNQNTGGRIKEAPAKYDRRDTFSVLNAVYFASAWKVPFDPADTSDLPFTTSDGGQVSVPTMSGVQDLAYARGAGWQAVDLPYAEGFVMRLVLPDSGTSGPGAQDAVDAALALEAADPAPVQIVLPRWDHKSDFDLRQVFTDLGLQTMLQTQTDFGSIQHGLKIQAAAQSASITVAEKGTIAAAVSQINARAVSGVAATEVIRFDRPFLYEIVHVASGLPLFMGRVSDPRAAGA; encoded by the coding sequence ATGAGACAGAAGACCACAGCGCGGCTTGTTGCCGCGGGGGCTGCCCTGGCGCTGGCCTTGACGGCCTGTTCCGCCTCGCCTCCGGCGCTGGTGCAGGCCGACGGCGTCGAACGCGTCTCGGCGGAAGAGTCCGCCTATCCGGCCGAGTTGGCTCTCCTTCGGGCATCGGCGCGGAAGCTGGGCGCCGCCCTTCTGACAGACGGCGGGGACGCCGGAAGTGGAAACGTGGTTTCGTCCCCGGGCAGCCTGCTGGTTGCCCTGGCAATGCTGCGGGTGGGCGCATCCGGCGCAACCGCTGCCGAGATGGACAGTGTGCTGGGCTTCCCCGCGGAGCATCGCGACGAAGCCCTGAACGCGCTGCTGACTTCCTTGGAAGCTTTCGACGGCGACCCAGGCTCGGTGGATGAAAAGGACCCGCCGCGCCGGCCGGTCCTGCACACGGCAAACGGCTTGTTCGTGGACAAGGGCGAGCCCACGGGGGAACGCTATCTGCAGTCCTTGGCGCGGTATTACGGAACCGGCGTATACCCGGTGGACTTCCAGGATGAGGCCGCCACCAAGCCGGCAATCGACGCCTGGGTGAACCAGAACACCGGCGGACGGATCAAGGAGGCGCCCGCGAAGTACGACCGCAGGGACACTTTCAGCGTGCTCAACGCGGTGTACTTCGCCTCGGCGTGGAAGGTCCCTTTCGACCCGGCGGACACTTCTGACCTGCCGTTTACGACGTCCGACGGCGGGCAGGTTTCCGTCCCCACCATGTCGGGCGTTCAGGACCTTGCCTACGCCCGGGGTGCAGGCTGGCAGGCCGTCGATTTGCCCTACGCCGAGGGATTTGTGATGCGGCTCGTGCTCCCGGATTCCGGGACTTCGGGGCCCGGGGCGCAGGACGCCGTCGACGCAGCCCTGGCCCTTGAAGCCGCCGACCCGGCGCCCGTGCAGATCGTCTTGCCGCGGTGGGACCACAAGAGCGACTTTGATCTGCGCCAGGTTTTCACTGACCTGGGGCTGCAGACGATGCTCCAGACCCAGACCGACTTCGGCTCAATCCAGCACGGCCTCAAGATCCAGGCGGCCGCACAGTCCGCCAGCATCACCGTGGCCGAGAAGGGCACGATTGCTGCCGCCGTGAGCCAGATCAACGCCCGGGCAGTCAGCGGAGTGGCAGCGACCGAGGTGATCCGGTTCGACCGGCCGTTCCTGTATGAGATCGTCCACGTCGCGAGCGGGCTGCCCCTCTTTATGGGCAGGGTGTCCGACCCCCGCGCAGCCGGCGCGTGA
- a CDS encoding pyruvate dehydrogenase: protein MAKELATQLIEQLQAAGVQRIYGIVGDSLNPIVDAVRKTGGAAKGGIDWIHVRHEEAAAFAAAAEAQLTGKLAVCAGSCGPGNLHLINGLYDANRSGAPVLAIASHIPSKQIGSSFFQETHPDRLFNECSVYSELISTAEQAPRVMHSAIQHAVALRGVAVVTLPGDIAGVEATAPTPAPAAFRPATLVPDPASVRELAEAINDAGKVAIFAGAGVEGAHDEVIALAELLAAPIGHSLRGKDFMQYDNPYDIGMTGLLGYGAAAEGIQDADLLILLGTDFPYDQFLPGTRTAQVDRAAQNLGRRTDVDIAVHGDVLPTLAALMPLLKPKKSRRFLEAMLKKHDRLMNKAVGAYTRRVEKTQPMHPEYAASLLDQVAAKDAIFTADTGMCNVWTARYISPLGTRRLIGSYLHGSMANALPHAIGAQLAYPGRQVVSVSGDGGLSMLLGELITVAAHRLPVNVVVFNNSTLGMVKLEMLVDGLPDFGVDVPDANYAAVARALGFHAVRVTDPSRIEAAYREAFAHPGPSLVELITDPKALSLPPKIKGAQILGFATAMSKAVLNRGAGEAVSMARSNLRNIPRG from the coding sequence ATGGCCAAGGAACTTGCAACCCAGCTCATCGAACAACTCCAAGCCGCCGGCGTGCAGCGGATCTACGGAATTGTCGGCGACAGCCTCAACCCGATCGTCGACGCCGTCCGCAAGACCGGCGGCGCCGCGAAAGGCGGGATCGACTGGATCCACGTCCGGCATGAAGAGGCCGCCGCGTTCGCCGCAGCGGCGGAGGCGCAGCTGACCGGCAAGCTCGCGGTCTGCGCCGGTTCCTGCGGGCCGGGCAACCTGCACCTGATCAACGGGCTCTACGACGCCAACCGCTCCGGCGCCCCGGTGCTGGCCATCGCCTCGCACATCCCCAGCAAGCAGATCGGCAGCAGCTTCTTCCAGGAGACCCACCCTGACCGGCTCTTCAACGAGTGCTCGGTCTACTCCGAACTCATCAGCACCGCCGAGCAGGCGCCGCGCGTGATGCACAGCGCCATCCAGCACGCGGTCGCGCTCCGCGGCGTCGCCGTCGTGACCCTCCCCGGCGACATCGCCGGGGTGGAGGCGACCGCTCCAACCCCGGCTCCCGCCGCGTTCCGCCCGGCCACGCTTGTGCCGGACCCGGCCAGCGTGCGGGAACTGGCGGAGGCCATCAACGACGCCGGGAAGGTCGCGATTTTCGCCGGGGCTGGCGTCGAGGGTGCCCACGACGAGGTCATCGCCCTCGCCGAATTGCTCGCCGCGCCGATCGGGCATTCGCTCCGCGGCAAGGACTTTATGCAGTACGACAATCCCTACGACATCGGCATGACCGGGCTGCTGGGCTACGGCGCCGCGGCCGAGGGGATCCAGGACGCGGACCTGCTGATCCTGCTCGGCACTGACTTCCCCTACGACCAGTTCCTGCCCGGAACCCGCACGGCGCAGGTGGACCGGGCCGCGCAGAACCTGGGCCGGCGGACCGACGTCGACATCGCGGTCCACGGCGACGTACTGCCAACGCTCGCGGCCCTCATGCCCCTGCTGAAGCCGAAGAAGAGCCGGCGCTTCCTCGAGGCGATGCTCAAGAAGCACGACCGGTTGATGAACAAGGCTGTCGGCGCCTACACGCGGAGGGTCGAAAAGACCCAGCCGATGCACCCGGAGTACGCGGCCTCGCTGCTGGACCAGGTCGCAGCGAAGGATGCGATCTTCACCGCCGATACGGGCATGTGCAACGTCTGGACCGCCCGGTACATCAGCCCGCTGGGCACCCGCCGGCTGATCGGCTCGTACCTCCACGGTTCCATGGCCAACGCGCTTCCGCATGCGATCGGTGCCCAGCTGGCCTACCCCGGCCGGCAGGTTGTCTCTGTCTCGGGCGACGGCGGCCTGTCGATGCTGCTGGGGGAGCTGATCACGGTCGCAGCGCACCGGCTCCCGGTCAACGTGGTGGTGTTCAACAACTCCACCCTGGGCATGGTCAAGCTGGAGATGCTGGTGGACGGGCTCCCGGACTTCGGCGTGGACGTCCCCGATGCCAACTATGCCGCGGTGGCCCGCGCCCTGGGCTTTCACGCCGTCCGGGTCACGGACCCGTCCCGGATTGAGGCGGCCTACCGGGAAGCCTTCGCCCACCCCGGGCCGTCGCTGGTGGAGCTCATCACGGACCCCAAGGCGCTGTCCCTCCCGCCCAAGATCAAGGGCGCCCAGATCTTGGGCTTCGCCACGGCCATGTCCAAGGCGGTCCTCAACCGGGGTGCCGGAGAGGCCGTCAGCATGGCGCGGAGCAACCTGCGCAACATTCCCCGGGGCTAA
- a CDS encoding ROK family transcriptional regulator, whose product MTSPTGTDAAAPEAAGSMSRAGDLFQLLRDGKARTRAELALTTGLARSTVASRIDALIQSGLVGPAGEASSSGGRPPSRFAFNPAARVVLAVDVGATHVNIAVTDLNGSVLTERRLGQDVADGPEAVLDRVVSEGTKLLRRAGRGTEDLAGIGIGLPGPVEHATGMPVKPPIMPGWDGFDVVRHVQRSLPVPVLVDNDVNIMALGEQASYWPEHGNFLFIKVATGIGAGIISSGQLQRGADGTAGDLGHVRVPRGDNVLCRCGNYGCLEALASGPAVAQSLTLQGVTADDGGDVLRLVAEGNLQAIQALRQAGRDLGDVLATVVNLLNPSVIVIGGSLGQAGEHLMAGVREVVYRRSLPLATTHLRIGLSMAGDQAAILGASQMVTQFVLSPAVIEATLQSAG is encoded by the coding sequence CATGTCCCGTGCAGGAGACCTGTTTCAACTTCTGCGCGATGGCAAGGCCCGCACCCGCGCCGAGCTGGCCCTCACCACCGGCCTGGCGCGTTCCACAGTCGCTTCCCGCATTGACGCGCTGATTCAATCCGGACTGGTAGGGCCGGCAGGCGAGGCCAGTTCCAGCGGCGGCCGGCCGCCGTCGCGCTTTGCCTTCAACCCCGCCGCCCGCGTGGTGTTGGCGGTCGACGTCGGCGCCACCCACGTGAACATAGCCGTCACGGATTTGAATGGGTCTGTGCTGACGGAGCGCCGGCTGGGCCAGGACGTAGCCGACGGCCCGGAAGCCGTGCTGGACCGGGTGGTGTCGGAAGGGACCAAATTGCTCAGACGGGCGGGCCGCGGCACGGAGGACCTCGCCGGCATCGGCATCGGCCTGCCCGGCCCCGTAGAACACGCCACCGGAATGCCAGTGAAGCCGCCGATCATGCCCGGCTGGGACGGGTTCGACGTGGTCCGGCACGTCCAGCGCTCGCTTCCGGTCCCCGTGCTGGTCGACAACGACGTCAACATCATGGCCCTCGGCGAACAGGCCTCCTACTGGCCGGAACACGGCAACTTCCTGTTTATCAAGGTCGCCACCGGGATTGGCGCCGGCATCATCAGCAGCGGCCAGCTCCAGCGCGGCGCCGACGGCACGGCGGGGGACCTCGGCCACGTCCGGGTGCCGCGCGGCGACAATGTGCTCTGCCGCTGCGGCAACTACGGCTGCCTCGAGGCGCTCGCCTCCGGCCCCGCCGTCGCGCAGTCCCTGACGCTCCAAGGCGTGACGGCGGACGACGGCGGCGACGTGCTGCGGCTCGTGGCCGAGGGGAACTTACAGGCCATTCAGGCCCTGCGTCAGGCCGGGCGGGACCTGGGTGACGTGCTGGCCACCGTGGTGAACCTGCTCAATCCGTCGGTCATTGTGATCGGCGGAAGCCTGGGCCAGGCCGGTGAACACCTCATGGCGGGCGTTCGTGAAGTGGTCTACCGGCGGTCGCTGCCGCTTGCGACCACCCATCTGCGGATTGGTCTTTCCATGGCGGGGGACCAGGCAGCCATCCTGGGCGCCAGCCAGATGGTCACGCAGTTTGTGCTTTCGCCCGCGGTGATCGAGGCGACCCTGCAGTCCGCGGGCTGA
- the aceA gene encoding isocitrate lyase, translating to MTAAFEPTQQTPEEQAAALELEWAASPRWEGVTRDYKASDVVRLRGRVSEEHTLARRGSEKLWKQLTEEHKEGKYTNALGALTGNQAVQQVKAGLRAIYLSGWQVAADANNSGHTYPDQSLYPANSVPTVVRRINNALLRADQIEFSEGVQTVEDWMVPIVADAEAGFGGPLNAYELMKSMIQAGASGVHWEDQLASEKKCGHLGGKVLIPTQQHVRTLNAARLAADVAGTPSVIIARTDAEAATLITSDVDERDQEFILREGGQPVRTAEGFYKVRNGIEPCIARAKAYAPYSDLIWMETGTPDLELARKFAESVKADFPDQMLSYNCSPSFNWKKHLDDATIAKFQRELGAMGFTFQFITLAGFHALNYSMFDLAHGYAREGMSAYVELQEKEFASESRGYTATKHQREVGTGYFDDIATALNPNASTLALVGSTEEGQFH from the coding sequence ATGACTGCAGCATTTGAGCCCACCCAGCAGACGCCCGAAGAGCAGGCCGCCGCCCTGGAGCTCGAGTGGGCTGCCAGCCCGCGCTGGGAAGGTGTCACTCGGGACTACAAGGCTTCCGACGTCGTCCGCCTCCGCGGCCGCGTCTCCGAAGAGCACACGCTGGCCCGCCGCGGCTCCGAGAAGCTGTGGAAGCAGCTCACCGAGGAGCACAAGGAAGGCAAGTACACCAACGCCCTCGGCGCGCTGACCGGCAACCAGGCCGTGCAGCAGGTCAAGGCCGGCCTCCGCGCCATCTACCTCTCCGGCTGGCAGGTCGCCGCCGACGCCAACAACTCCGGCCACACCTATCCGGACCAGTCCCTCTACCCGGCCAACTCTGTTCCCACCGTGGTGCGCCGCATCAACAACGCCCTGCTCCGCGCCGACCAGATCGAGTTCTCCGAAGGCGTCCAGACGGTCGAGGACTGGATGGTCCCGATCGTCGCCGACGCCGAGGCCGGCTTCGGCGGACCGCTCAACGCCTACGAGCTGATGAAGTCCATGATCCAGGCCGGCGCCTCGGGCGTGCACTGGGAAGACCAGCTCGCGTCGGAGAAGAAGTGCGGCCACCTCGGCGGCAAGGTCCTGATCCCCACCCAGCAGCACGTGCGCACGCTGAACGCGGCCCGCCTGGCAGCCGACGTCGCCGGCACCCCGTCGGTCATCATCGCCCGCACCGACGCCGAGGCCGCCACCCTGATCACCTCCGACGTCGACGAGCGGGACCAGGAATTCATCCTCCGCGAAGGGGGACAGCCGGTTCGCACCGCGGAGGGCTTCTACAAGGTGCGCAACGGGATCGAACCCTGCATCGCCCGCGCCAAGGCCTACGCCCCCTACTCCGACCTCATCTGGATGGAGACGGGCACCCCGGACCTGGAACTGGCCCGCAAGTTCGCCGAATCCGTCAAGGCCGACTTCCCGGACCAGATGCTCTCCTACAACTGCTCCCCGTCGTTCAACTGGAAGAAGCACCTCGACGACGCCACCATCGCCAAGTTCCAGCGCGAACTCGGCGCCATGGGCTTCACCTTCCAGTTCATCACCCTGGCCGGCTTCCACGCCCTGAACTACTCGATGTTCGACCTCGCCCACGGCTACGCCCGCGAAGGCATGAGCGCCTACGTCGAACTCCAGGAGAAGGAATTCGCCTCCGAATCCCGCGGCTACACCGCAACGAAGCACCAGCGCGAAGTCGGCACCGGCTACTTCGACGACATCGCCACCGCGCTCAACCCGAACGCATCCACCCTCGCATTGGTCGGATCGACCGAAGAGGGCCAGTTCCACTAA
- a CDS encoding hydroxymethylpyrimidine/phosphomethylpyrimidine kinase has translation MTSTAFDSAALAAPAHDDAPAAPAVALTIAGSEATGGAGAQADLKTFQELGVFGIANLTCIVSFDPQDNWNHRFVPVDQQVIAHQLEATTAAYGAASGAPSTLDTVKIGMLGSPATISTVASALAAGGFTNVVLDPVLICKGQEPGHALDTDQALKAQILPLATFVTPNHFEAESLSGLEITDLESLKAAAVRIHELSGAAVLAKGGVRLAGPDAVDVYYDGETLEVLSAPKVGEVAVSGAGCSLAAAVTAELAKGATPLEAARTAKAFVTAGIRNRVASGAPFDALWQGGPR, from the coding sequence ATGACTTCCACCGCCTTTGACTCCGCCGCCCTGGCGGCCCCCGCCCACGACGACGCCCCGGCTGCTCCCGCCGTCGCCTTGACCATCGCCGGCTCCGAAGCGACCGGCGGCGCCGGCGCCCAGGCCGACCTGAAGACCTTCCAGGAACTTGGCGTCTTCGGCATCGCCAACCTGACGTGCATCGTGTCCTTCGATCCGCAGGACAACTGGAACCACCGCTTCGTCCCGGTCGACCAGCAGGTCATCGCCCACCAACTGGAGGCGACGACGGCGGCCTACGGCGCCGCGTCCGGCGCACCGTCGACTCTGGACACGGTGAAGATCGGGATGCTGGGCAGCCCGGCAACGATTTCGACCGTGGCCTCGGCCCTGGCCGCGGGCGGGTTCACCAACGTCGTCCTGGATCCGGTGCTGATCTGCAAGGGCCAGGAGCCGGGCCACGCGCTGGACACGGACCAGGCCCTCAAGGCTCAGATCCTGCCCCTCGCCACGTTTGTCACGCCGAACCACTTCGAGGCCGAGTCCCTCTCCGGCCTCGAAATCACCGACCTCGAATCGCTCAAGGCCGCCGCGGTCCGGATCCACGAACTCAGCGGCGCCGCGGTGCTCGCCAAGGGCGGCGTGCGCCTGGCCGGGCCGGACGCCGTCGACGTCTACTACGACGGCGAGACGCTGGAAGTCCTGTCCGCCCCGAAGGTGGGCGAAGTGGCAGTGTCGGGTGCCGGCTGCTCGCTGGCCGCCGCAGTGACGGCCGAACTGGCCAAGGGCGCGACCCCGCTCGAGGCTGCCCGGACGGCCAAGGCGTTTGTGACCGCGGGAATCCGCAACCGGGTGGCTTCGGGAGCGCCGTTCGATGCGCTCTGGCAGGGCGGCCCGCGCTAA
- a CDS encoding helix-turn-helix transcriptional regulator, translating to MHFFAYSQEMHPASWNRPVSSPSSAAPEVDVISMGRRVRHLRKAAGLTLDDLSATVGTAPSQLSLIENGKREPKLGLLQQLAAALGVSIDELLGAEPPNRRAALEIELERYQRSPIYESLNLPKIRISSRLPMDVLESMVGLQHELERRLNEQVATPEEARRANGELRAMMRERNNYFPEYEAEAQKVLASVGHTSGPLSHHVIADIAGHLGFSLHHVGDLPHSTRSVTDLKNRRIYLTQNARSDHDPRSVLLQALGHYVLGHQTPSNYGDFLMQRVATNYFAAALLLPEQATVEFLQRAKQAKEIAVEDIRDAFAVSYETAAHRFTNLATQHLDIRTHFQKTHKSGIIYKAYENDGVTFPQDHTGAIEGQPSCKNWTSRVVFDVPDKFSAYNQYTDTPAGTYWCTARTERSANGEFSLSVGVPYAQVKWFRGRDTTERSKSTCPDESCCRRPPAALTSEWAGNAWPSARAHSHLLAAMPPGAFPGVDETEVYSFLQAHSGS from the coding sequence ATGCACTTCTTCGCGTATTCTCAAGAAATGCATCCCGCCAGCTGGAACCGCCCCGTCTCGTCCCCGTCCTCGGCAGCGCCCGAGGTGGATGTCATCAGCATGGGCCGCCGCGTCCGCCACCTGCGCAAGGCGGCCGGGCTGACGCTGGATGACCTGAGCGCCACCGTGGGCACGGCCCCCAGCCAGCTGAGCCTGATCGAGAACGGCAAGCGCGAGCCGAAACTCGGCCTGCTCCAGCAGCTCGCGGCGGCCCTCGGCGTGAGCATCGACGAACTGCTCGGCGCGGAGCCACCCAACCGCCGCGCCGCACTGGAGATCGAGCTGGAACGCTACCAGCGCAGCCCCATCTACGAGTCCCTGAACCTGCCCAAGATCCGCATCAGCTCACGGCTTCCGATGGACGTGCTGGAGTCCATGGTGGGGCTGCAGCACGAGCTGGAACGCCGGCTGAACGAGCAGGTCGCGACGCCGGAAGAGGCGCGCCGTGCCAACGGAGAGCTCCGCGCCATGATGCGCGAGCGGAACAACTACTTCCCGGAGTACGAGGCGGAGGCGCAGAAGGTCCTGGCCTCCGTGGGCCACACGTCCGGACCGCTGTCCCATCACGTCATCGCGGACATCGCGGGGCACCTCGGCTTCAGCCTCCACCATGTGGGCGACCTGCCGCATTCCACCCGCTCGGTGACGGACCTGAAGAACCGCCGGATTTACCTGACGCAGAACGCCCGCAGCGACCACGACCCGCGGTCCGTGCTGCTGCAGGCGCTGGGCCACTACGTCCTGGGCCACCAGACGCCGTCGAACTACGGCGACTTCCTGATGCAGCGCGTGGCCACGAACTACTTCGCCGCCGCGCTCCTGCTGCCCGAGCAGGCGACCGTGGAATTCCTGCAGCGCGCCAAGCAGGCAAAAGAAATCGCCGTCGAGGACATCCGCGATGCCTTCGCCGTGTCCTACGAGACCGCCGCGCACCGGTTCACCAACCTCGCCACCCAGCACCTGGACATCCGCACCCACTTCCAGAAGACGCACAAGAGCGGCATCATCTACAAGGCGTACGAGAACGACGGCGTGACGTTCCCGCAGGACCACACCGGCGCCATCGAGGGCCAGCCCTCCTGCAAGAACTGGACCTCCCGGGTGGTGTTCGACGTGCCGGACAAGTTCAGCGCCTACAACCAGTACACGGACACCCCGGCCGGGACCTACTGGTGCACGGCCCGGACCGAGCGCTCCGCCAACGGCGAGTTCTCGCTGTCCGTGGGGGTGCCGTATGCGCAGGTGAAGTGGTTCCGCGGCCGCGACACCACCGAGCGTTCCAAATCCACCTGTCCGGACGAGAGCTGCTGCCGCAGGCCCCCGGCCGCCCTGACCTCGGAGTGGGCCGGGAATGCCTGGCCCTCGGCGCGGGCCCATTCGCACCTGCTCGCGGCGATGCCCCCGGGCGCCTTCCCCGGCGTGGACGAGACCGAGGTCTACTCCTTCCTGCAGGCGCACTCGGGCAGCTGA
- a CDS encoding MFS transporter, producing MSAGVLAKVPRSWILLAAIGLIALNMRGPFVAVAPVVGLMQQELGFSPVELGFLTGIPVLCFALASPLASLTGRKLGAEVAVTLTLLGVLLGVVVRSAGNGAVVMMGTVILGVAITIGNIAVPLIIRRDFAPARQGTAMGIYTAALNIGSFITAMVMAPLAELFGWRLALASCGLFAIAALVVWVLAFGGRAFRPEPVPGPGPVRAGAKPASRWITVGLTVGFAGQAFSYYGVTAWLPSILADELGMTAAGAGAGSSLFQILAIVGGLGVPLAARFASTTAVGLTLGVFWVTVPLGLLLAPELWWLWSSFGGIAQGGGITLIFIAIIRLARDQASAGRMSAVVQGVGYSFGALAPTLLGYANGVTGSWTGPLLMVLCSVVLFILGTALSLRHVPKAH from the coding sequence ATGAGCGCCGGCGTGCTGGCGAAGGTGCCGCGGAGCTGGATCCTGCTGGCCGCCATCGGGCTCATTGCACTGAACATGCGCGGCCCGTTCGTGGCCGTGGCGCCGGTGGTCGGCCTGATGCAACAGGAACTCGGGTTCTCCCCGGTGGAACTGGGCTTCCTGACCGGCATCCCGGTGCTGTGCTTCGCCTTGGCCTCGCCGCTGGCCTCGTTGACCGGCCGCAAACTCGGCGCGGAAGTCGCCGTTACCCTCACCCTCCTGGGCGTGCTGCTCGGCGTGGTTGTGCGTTCGGCGGGCAACGGCGCCGTCGTGATGATGGGCACGGTGATTCTCGGCGTCGCCATTACGATCGGCAACATCGCCGTACCCCTGATCATCCGGCGGGACTTCGCTCCGGCCCGGCAGGGCACAGCGATGGGCATTTACACCGCCGCCTTGAACATCGGCTCCTTCATCACGGCCATGGTGATGGCTCCGCTGGCCGAGCTGTTCGGCTGGCGGCTGGCCCTCGCTTCCTGCGGGCTCTTCGCCATCGCGGCATTGGTCGTCTGGGTGCTCGCCTTCGGTGGCCGGGCGTTCCGCCCCGAACCGGTTCCCGGCCCGGGGCCGGTGCGCGCCGGGGCCAAGCCGGCGTCGCGCTGGATCACGGTCGGGCTGACCGTGGGCTTCGCAGGACAGGCGTTCTCCTACTACGGTGTGACCGCCTGGTTGCCCAGCATCCTCGCGGACGAACTGGGCATGACGGCCGCGGGCGCCGGCGCCGGATCCTCGCTGTTCCAGATCCTTGCGATCGTGGGAGGGCTGGGCGTTCCGCTCGCGGCGCGTTTCGCCAGTACGACGGCGGTCGGGCTCACCCTCGGTGTGTTCTGGGTGACCGTTCCGCTGGGCCTGCTGCTGGCGCCGGAGCTCTGGTGGCTGTGGTCCTCGTTTGGCGGTATCGCCCAGGGCGGCGGCATCACGTTGATCTTCATTGCCATCATCCGGCTGGCCCGGGACCAGGCCTCCGCCGGACGGATGTCCGCCGTCGTGCAGGGTGTGGGCTACTCCTTCGGCGCGCTGGCACCGACCCTGCTGGGCTACGCGAACGGCGTCACCGGATCCTGGACCGGCCCGCTGCTGATGGTGCTTTGCTCGGTGGTGCTGTTCATCCTCGGCACCGCACTTTCGCTCCGGCACGTCCCGAAGGCGCACTGA